The following coding sequences are from one Macaca nemestrina isolate mMacNem1 chromosome 1, mMacNem.hap1, whole genome shotgun sequence window:
- the LOC105484411 gene encoding large ribosomal subunit protein uL11-like, protein MNDIFNSDLSSRRSARRGRRCNLLRSSRIRVHPTPAASTMPPKFDPNEIKVVYLRCTGGEVGATSALAPKIGPLGLSPKKVGDDIAKATGDWKGLRITVKLTIQNRQAQIEVVPSASALIIKALKEPPRDRKKQKNIKHSGNITFDEIINIARQMRHRSLARELSGTIKEILGTAQSVGCNVDGRHPHDIIDDINSGAVECPASSAQRKVFQ, encoded by the coding sequence atgaatgatatATTTAACTCAGATTTGAGCTCTCGGCGTTCGGCTCGGAGGGGGCGAAGGTGCAACCTTCTTCGGTCGTCCCGAATCCGGGTTCATCCGACACCAGCTGCCTCCACCATGCCGCCGAAGTTCGACCCCAATGAGATCAAAGTCGTATACCTGAGGTGCACCGGAGGTGAAGTCGGTGCCACTTCTGCGCTGGCCCCCAAGATCGGCCCCCTGGGTCTGTCTCCGAAAAAGGTTGGTGATGACATTGCCAAGGCAACGGGTGACTGGAAGGGCCTGAGGATTACAGTGAAACTGACCATTCAGAACAGACAGGCCCAGATTGAGGTGGtgccttctgcctctgccctgaTCATCAAAGCCCTCAAGGAACCaccaagagacagaaagaaacagaaaaacattaaacacagtGGGAATATCACTTTTGATGAGATCATCAACATTGCTCGACAGATGCGGCACCGATCCTTAGCCAGAGAACTCTCTGGAACCATTAAAGAGATCCTGGGGACTGCCCAGTCTGTGGGCTGTAATGTTGATGGCCGCCACCCTCATGACATCATAGATGACATCAACAGTGGTGCTGTGGAATGCCCAGCCAGTTCAGCACAAAGGAAAGTATTTCAATAA